In Pseudomonas fakonensis, one DNA window encodes the following:
- a CDS encoding lipopolysaccharide kinase InaA family protein, giving the protein MTDYLASADKALLTRHGLGDFEALWALQLDAVDEPNTSRGGWSSVFRLELEGKGYYLKRQSDYLTRTLHSPFGEPTFAREFRNISRYQKLGIPALQAVFYGERKQGGQHRAVLLTRALDEWTDLDPLLTQWAQLPAAQRQGVLQACGQLARTLHGAGQMHGCFYPKHIFLRERREGWQAQLIDLEKTRPLLFGMRDRVKDLEPLLRRAAVWNEAEVRVLLGAYLGQPQDSAMVGTWLQRLTQRRRHKEGR; this is encoded by the coding sequence ATGACCGATTACCTGGCCAGCGCCGACAAGGCGCTGCTGACCCGCCATGGCCTGGGCGATTTCGAGGCGCTGTGGGCACTGCAACTGGATGCGGTGGACGAGCCCAACACCAGCCGCGGTGGCTGGAGCAGCGTGTTCCGCCTGGAACTGGAGGGCAAGGGTTACTACCTCAAGCGCCAGAGCGACTACCTCACGCGCACCCTGCACAGCCCGTTCGGCGAGCCCACCTTCGCCCGCGAATTTCGCAACATCAGCCGCTATCAGAAACTCGGCATCCCGGCCTTGCAGGCGGTGTTCTACGGCGAGCGCAAGCAGGGCGGCCAGCACCGCGCGGTGCTGCTGACCCGCGCCCTGGACGAATGGACCGACCTCGACCCGTTGCTGACCCAGTGGGCGCAACTGCCTGCCGCGCAGCGCCAGGGCGTCCTGCAGGCCTGTGGCCAGCTGGCGCGCACCCTGCACGGCGCCGGGCAGATGCACGGCTGTTTCTACCCCAAGCACATCTTCCTGCGCGAGCGCCGCGAAGGCTGGCAGGCGCAGTTGATCGACCTGGAGAAAACCCGCCCGCTGCTGTTTGGCATGCGCGACCGGGTCAAGGACCTGGAGCCGCTGCTGCGCCGCGCTGCGGTGTGGAACGAAGCCGAGGTGCGTGTGCTGCTGGGCGCCTACCTCGGGCAGCCACAAGACAGCGCGATGGTGGGCACCTGGCTGCAACGCCTGACCCAGCGCCGCCGCCACAAGGAGGGCCGCTGA
- a CDS encoding lipopolysaccharide kinase InaA family protein, translated as MRLSELKAAGRSPALPLGVTLADAAGPADLQLLSLLRVLPGQRYVGAGIWRGTKVLAKLLVGSHAARHFQRELEGARLLAGQGLTTPRLLADGLKEGEGGWLLFEFLEDAQSLADAWAEVEHLPMLADEQHQVLGEALTAVAHMHAKGLWQEDLHLDNLLRQHGELYLIDGAGIKAETPGQQLSRQRVLENLGVLFAQLPKRLEPFIEEALVHYVMANAEHALPLEALQKQVDKVRNWRLKDYLTKAGRECTLFSVERDLSGLRAIHRGEVQAMLPVLAQADALLEQGHLYKTGGAASVARIEVDGRPLVLKRYNIKNTAHWFKRFWRPSRAWHSWIEGHRLGFLDIATPRPLAVLETRTLGLRNRAYLVTEYIDGPDLAACFAPFVDSGEAPHEMVEALVQLMQQLIRERISHGDFKGHNLFWVDGQWSLIDLDAMCQHATQLSFAPAFARDRARLLRNWPSSSALHQRLDKVLPRLAD; from the coding sequence ATGCGCCTGTCCGAACTCAAGGCCGCCGGGCGCAGCCCGGCGCTGCCGCTCGGCGTCACCCTGGCCGATGCCGCCGGGCCGGCCGACCTGCAACTGCTGAGCCTGCTGCGGGTGCTGCCGGGCCAGCGCTATGTCGGCGCCGGTATCTGGCGCGGCACCAAGGTGCTGGCCAAGCTGCTGGTGGGCAGCCATGCCGCGCGGCATTTCCAGCGTGAGCTGGAGGGGGCACGGTTGCTGGCCGGGCAGGGCCTGACCACGCCGCGCCTGCTGGCCGACGGGTTGAAGGAAGGCGAGGGTGGCTGGCTGCTGTTCGAATTTTTGGAAGACGCCCAGAGCCTGGCCGACGCCTGGGCCGAGGTTGAGCACCTGCCGATGCTGGCCGACGAGCAGCATCAGGTGCTGGGTGAGGCACTCACCGCAGTGGCGCACATGCACGCCAAGGGCCTGTGGCAGGAAGACCTGCACCTGGACAACCTGCTGCGCCAGCACGGCGAGCTGTACCTGATCGACGGTGCCGGTATCAAGGCCGAAACCCCTGGCCAGCAGCTGTCGCGCCAGCGTGTGCTGGAAAACCTCGGGGTGCTGTTCGCCCAGTTGCCCAAGCGCCTGGAGCCGTTCATCGAAGAGGCGCTGGTGCACTACGTGATGGCCAACGCCGAGCATGCACTGCCGCTGGAAGCCTTGCAAAAGCAGGTGGACAAGGTGCGCAACTGGCGCCTGAAGGACTACCTGACCAAGGCCGGGCGTGAGTGCACGCTGTTCAGCGTCGAGCGCGACCTGTCGGGGCTGCGGGCGATTCACCGGGGTGAAGTGCAGGCCATGCTGCCGGTTCTTGCACAAGCCGACGCGCTGCTGGAGCAAGGCCACCTGTACAAGACCGGCGGCGCCGCCAGCGTGGCGCGCATCGAGGTCGATGGCCGGCCATTGGTGCTCAAGCGCTACAACATCAAGAATACCGCCCACTGGTTCAAGCGCTTCTGGCGCCCGAGCCGCGCCTGGCATTCGTGGATCGAAGGCCACCGTTTAGGCTTTCTCGACATCGCCACGCCGCGCCCGTTGGCGGTGCTGGAAACCCGTACCCTGGGCCTGCGCAACCGCGCCTACCTGGTCACCGAATACATCGACGGGCCGGACCTGGCGGCGTGCTTTGCGCCCTTCGTCGACAGCGGCGAGGCGCCGCACGAGATGGTCGAGGCCTTGGTGCAACTGATGCAGCAGCTGATTCGCGAGCGCATCAGCCATGGTGATTTCAAGGGCCACAACCTGTTCTGGGTGGACGGCCAGTGGTCGCTGATCGACCTCGACGCGATGTGCCAGCACGCCACCCAGCTGAGCTTCGCCCCGGCCTTCGCCCGCGACCGGGCGCGCTTGCTGCGCAACTGGCCAAGCAGCAGTGCGTTGCATCAGCGGTTGGACAAGGTGCTGCCAAGGTTGGCGGACTGA
- a CDS encoding dermonecrotic toxin domain-containing protein gives MTPLHRLEQLDQQLTDLQKHLPRLQPDLPGPQMRRQLFNELAGFWSDTAAPAPSRREQLQRLRRQQLLAEIELRLADQTLHDDHIALLRTCLELPLGWQRHHLPAAVRAQIFRPVFSTLSPNRRLKVPGLLVLIAGASADSAALPGQTHGKALLCSLGNGVEAFASLAELHQELCERIDDPVQGQPLLGLLGDPQQREQLAHADRLRYEYFDEDLVQYQAQAVVDVQQQRLTQAWTDAWQHGVAPDTETLGSALTRALDLAPLMDSRHALASRYALLLEKHLPAWQQQATPQALSHIMQTLQALAGAITQAAAPGILTLEQFRQRDTLLGWTRQRLRERLRRDPGLNIAPQDIQINVTLARQIGPLVNPLLPSAYIAVSSNPRPGGTVELVPVTYQLDELALYNIAWFDTDYWLTARVQHKDGTPLPTLTAQRVKAMVRELDAGSGYQRHLRRQLLDSPEGAWRQWAHGLINRARMHAELVKARYAGHLLPDPFERSYHWALAVIGQAVPAEVPRLSVRQLVIQGHTVQGVLLIDSAEAARPALLLYTPDAPDRRPWRDYRNTRALLKALRASQGLRDYVSERMPHADAAQVDKLLRKGRLGPELATPAVTGDLFTALYRAEVHALLAEVDAGSRSNRELLGQAGVNALRLLLDLVGLVLPFPALSALAFGRAAISIWDGFEAMRQDDREAALHHAMGALSHSIDGINSYAGSAVLRRAFRGLPHQPPVPLAHHYVAKPETSRLRLRNIGPQGDVIYEMAGTDPGLSQYFIRDKLGRHYQVAFDGQRWRAIDPRQPDAYLKLPLRRQADGEWVVDSALRWHDGLPDLRQLLEGCRLPETPGATAVSGEEGLFDDGGQLQLQVGTWRLPVRRHLLDGHYHLQVAASTVQVWVVLRKVDDQWRIRVRQAGLSSEWLPIPD, from the coding sequence ATGACACCCTTGCATCGCCTTGAACAACTCGATCAACAACTCACCGACCTGCAAAAGCACCTGCCGCGGTTGCAGCCAGACCTGCCTGGCCCGCAGATGCGCCGGCAACTGTTCAACGAGCTGGCAGGCTTCTGGAGCGACACGGCGGCACCAGCGCCCTCACGTCGCGAACAACTGCAACGCTTGCGCCGCCAGCAACTGCTGGCAGAAATCGAGCTGCGCCTGGCCGACCAGACCCTGCACGACGACCACATCGCCCTGCTGCGCACCTGCCTGGAACTGCCGCTGGGTTGGCAACGCCATCACCTGCCCGCGGCTGTGCGGGCGCAAATCTTTCGCCCGGTGTTCAGCACCCTCAGCCCCAACCGTAGGCTAAAGGTCCCCGGGTTGCTGGTACTGATTGCCGGTGCCTCGGCCGATAGCGCAGCGCTACCTGGCCAGACCCACGGCAAGGCCCTGCTGTGCAGCCTGGGCAATGGCGTCGAAGCCTTCGCCAGCCTGGCCGAGCTGCACCAGGAGCTGTGCGAGCGTATCGACGACCCGGTGCAGGGCCAGCCGCTGCTCGGCTTGCTGGGCGACCCGCAGCAGCGCGAACAATTGGCCCACGCCGACCGCCTGCGCTACGAGTACTTCGACGAAGACCTGGTGCAGTACCAGGCCCAGGCCGTGGTCGATGTGCAACAGCAACGCCTGACCCAAGCCTGGACAGATGCCTGGCAGCATGGCGTGGCTCCCGATACCGAAACCCTGGGCAGCGCACTCACCAGGGCGCTGGACCTCGCCCCGCTGATGGACAGCCGCCACGCCCTGGCCAGTCGTTACGCCCTGCTGCTGGAAAAGCACTTACCGGCCTGGCAGCAGCAGGCCACCCCCCAGGCCCTGAGTCACATCATGCAAACCTTGCAGGCGCTGGCCGGCGCCATCACCCAAGCCGCCGCCCCCGGCATTCTCACCCTGGAGCAGTTTCGCCAGCGCGACACCCTGCTCGGCTGGACCCGCCAGCGCTTGCGCGAACGCCTGCGCCGCGACCCTGGCCTGAACATCGCCCCCCAGGACATCCAGATCAACGTCACCCTGGCCCGGCAGATCGGCCCACTGGTAAACCCTTTGCTGCCTTCGGCGTACATCGCTGTTTCCAGCAACCCGCGCCCGGGTGGCACCGTCGAGCTGGTGCCGGTCACCTACCAGCTGGACGAACTGGCCCTGTACAACATCGCCTGGTTCGACACCGACTACTGGCTGACCGCACGTGTGCAGCACAAGGACGGCACACCCCTGCCCACCCTCACCGCGCAGCGGGTCAAGGCCATGGTGCGCGAGCTGGACGCTGGCAGTGGCTACCAGCGCCACCTGCGCAGGCAACTGCTCGACTCACCCGAGGGCGCCTGGCGCCAGTGGGCCCATGGCCTGATCAACCGCGCGCGGATGCACGCCGAGCTGGTCAAGGCCCGCTATGCCGGCCACCTGTTGCCAGACCCGTTCGAACGCAGCTACCACTGGGCGTTGGCGGTCATCGGCCAAGCTGTACCAGCCGAGGTACCGCGGCTGAGCGTGCGCCAACTGGTGATCCAGGGCCATACGGTGCAGGGCGTGCTGCTGATCGACAGCGCAGAGGCCGCCAGGCCGGCGCTGCTGCTCTACACCCCCGATGCCCCCGACCGCCGCCCGTGGCGCGACTACCGCAACACCCGCGCGCTGCTCAAGGCCCTGCGCGCCAGCCAAGGGCTGCGTGACTATGTCAGCGAACGCATGCCCCACGCCGACGCTGCACAGGTCGACAAACTGCTGCGCAAGGGCCGGCTGGGGCCGGAGCTCGCCACTCCTGCGGTTACCGGCGACTTGTTCACCGCACTGTACCGCGCCGAAGTGCACGCGCTGCTGGCCGAGGTCGATGCCGGCAGCCGCAGCAACCGCGAGCTGCTCGGCCAGGCCGGGGTCAACGCCCTGCGCCTGCTGCTCGACCTGGTGGGGCTGGTGCTGCCCTTTCCGGCACTTTCGGCCCTGGCCTTCGGCCGCGCGGCCATCAGCATCTGGGACGGTTTCGAGGCGATGCGCCAGGATGACCGCGAAGCGGCCCTGCACCATGCCATGGGCGCCTTGAGCCATAGCATCGACGGTATCAACAGCTATGCAGGTTCAGCGGTATTGCGCCGGGCCTTTCGCGGTTTGCCGCACCAGCCGCCGGTCCCGCTGGCCCATCACTACGTGGCCAAGCCCGAAACCAGCCGCCTGCGCCTGCGCAACATCGGCCCCCAGGGGGATGTGATCTACGAAATGGCCGGCACCGACCCTGGGCTGTCCCAGTACTTCATCCGCGACAAGCTGGGTCGCCACTACCAGGTGGCCTTCGACGGCCAGCGTTGGCGGGCCATCGACCCTCGCCAGCCCGACGCCTACCTCAAGCTGCCGCTGCGCAGGCAAGCTGATGGCGAGTGGGTGGTGGACTCGGCGCTGCGCTGGCATGACGGGCTGCCGGACCTGCGGCAGTTGCTGGAGGGTTGCCGGTTGCCGGAAACGCCAGGGGCCACTGCGGTCAGTGGTGAGGAGGGCTTGTTCGATGATGGCGGGCAGTTGCAACTGCAGGTTGGCACCTGGCGCCTGCCGGTACGCCGGCATTTGCTGGACGGGCACTACCACTTGCAGGTGGCTGCCAGCACGGTCCAGGTGTGGGTGGTGTTGCGCAAGGTGGATGACCAGTGGCGCATCCGCGTGCGCCAGGCAGGGCTCAGCAGCGAGTGGTTGCCAATACCAGATTGA
- a CDS encoding DUF4175 domain-containing protein, which yields MSHKSQSTRKIFAWPALVAVLSLAGLFAALLGDGAWDVLAWVGLGLSAVLGMSGFWRR from the coding sequence ATGAGCCACAAGTCGCAAAGCACCCGCAAGATCTTCGCCTGGCCGGCGCTGGTGGCCGTGCTCAGCCTGGCCGGGCTGTTCGCCGCGCTGCTGGGCGATGGCGCCTGGGATGTGCTGGCCTGGGTTGGGCTGGGGCTGTCGGCGGTACTGGGCATGAGTGGTTTCTGGCGGCGGTAA
- a CDS encoding PepSY-associated TM helix domain-containing protein yields the protein MKSQTIRRWSFIHTWSSLVCTLFLLLLALTGLPLIFHHELEHLLGDAAELRQMPAGTPHLDLQQLVRKAEQHRPGEVVQYFGFDKDEPDGVLAITAATAGTEPNASHTFMLDARSGEAVAMPAANGGFMMLMLRLHVDMFAGLPGKLLLAFMGLLFVVAIVSGTLLYAPFMRRLKFATVRHDKSRRLRWLDLHNLIGVVTLSWALVVGITGVVSALSDLVIAAWRNDSLAAMVAPYREAPPLTERAPATQLLDIAAQAAPGMRADFIAFPGTRFSSEHHYAVFMNGSTPLTSHLFTPVLIDARTLAVTAVGERPWYMDAMGLSQPLHFGDYGGRPMQILWAVLDVLTIIVLGSGLYLWWGKQRRPKEARA from the coding sequence ATGAAAAGCCAAACCATCCGCCGCTGGTCCTTCATCCACACCTGGAGCAGCCTGGTGTGCACGCTGTTCCTGTTGTTGCTGGCCCTCACCGGCCTGCCGCTGATCTTCCACCACGAACTGGAGCACCTGCTGGGCGATGCCGCCGAGCTGCGCCAGATGCCCGCCGGCACCCCGCACCTGGACCTGCAGCAACTGGTGCGCAAGGCCGAGCAGCACCGCCCGGGCGAGGTGGTGCAGTACTTCGGCTTCGACAAGGACGAACCCGACGGCGTGCTGGCGATCACTGCCGCCACCGCCGGCACCGAGCCCAACGCCTCGCACACCTTCATGCTCGATGCCCGCAGCGGCGAAGCGGTGGCCATGCCGGCAGCCAACGGCGGCTTCATGATGCTCATGCTGCGCCTGCACGTGGACATGTTCGCCGGCCTTCCCGGCAAGCTGCTGCTGGCCTTCATGGGCCTGTTGTTCGTGGTGGCGATCGTCTCCGGCACGCTGCTCTACGCCCCCTTCATGCGCCGCCTGAAGTTCGCCACCGTGCGCCACGACAAGTCGCGCCGGCTGCGCTGGCTCGACCTGCACAACCTGATCGGCGTGGTAACGCTGAGCTGGGCGTTGGTGGTGGGCATTACCGGGGTGGTCAGCGCGCTGTCCGACCTGGTCATCGCCGCCTGGCGCAACGACAGCCTGGCCGCCATGGTCGCACCCTACCGCGAGGCGCCGCCGCTCACCGAGCGGGCGCCAGCCACCCAACTGCTGGATATCGCCGCCCAAGCCGCCCCCGGCATGCGCGCCGACTTCATCGCCTTCCCCGGCACGCGCTTTTCCAGCGAGCACCATTACGCGGTGTTCATGAACGGCAGCACCCCGCTGACCTCGCACCTGTTCACCCCGGTGCTGATCGACGCCCGCACCTTGGCCGTCACCGCCGTCGGCGAACGGCCCTGGTACATGGATGCCATGGGGCTGTCACAACCTTTGCACTTCGGCGACTACGGCGGCCGGCCGATGCAGATCCTGTGGGCGGTGCTCGATGTGCTGACCATCATCGTGCTCGGCAGCGGCCTGTACCTGTGGTGGGGCAAGCAGCGTAGGCCGAAAGAGGCGCGGGCATGA
- a CDS encoding TonB-dependent siderophore receptor, giving the protein MSRAVDALLRPSLMALAIGLATPLASPALFAAEQSTVRAYDLPAGPLASTLNQIASQAGIALALDPALASGRTSAPVQGQYNGVSALQAALRGTGLQLQQGSAGSYSLVAVPDGSLALPETSINASSDSESAWGPVDGYLAKRTAVGSKTDTALVEAPRSISVATRQQMKDRGVHSLDDAVRYMPGIVSASYGSDTRYDWMRVRGFEPTQFLDGLPLPRGVYANPKAETWNLDRLALLRGPASSTYGQTPPGGLLDMVSRRPQAESAHEIEVQYGSDNHRQINFASTGKIDDQGQFLYGVSGVVRDSGTQIDHIENKRYNIAPSLTWKIDEDTSLTFLSQFTRDDTGVTSQFYPLQGTKIDMPFGKVSHHKNLGDPDYDFYDRTYYALGYAFEHRINDVWQFRQNLRYTKSDLSFQTVTVNAYNPTFGQVVQPDGTSGRGTTNVDEDISQFAIDNNLQGDFSTGAVSHTLLLGLDHQRMDNGYTAIFGPASSINVTNPVNGPTPVRPPRGDAFYDYEQKTRQTGLYIQDQMALDNWRLTLGGRQDWVKTDTHFVKDNSDNSQLNRKFSGNAAISYVFDSGFVPYLSYAESFQPTSKADVTSSNSLKPTEGQQWELGIKYQPPGSNTLLSAAVYDLTQKNVSVTSFVGSTPVTSQTGEVKVRGLELEATSDVTDNLKVIAAYTLAKSEVQDGQYKGNRLQLMPNQQASLWADYTWHSGVLDGFGIGAGARYTGNTYGDQGNTWLGKAKAYTVFDASVHYDLGRLDNSLKGASVALNASNLLDKDYISTCDGFYCYYGDQRSVVASATYKW; this is encoded by the coding sequence ATGTCCCGTGCCGTTGATGCTTTGCTTCGCCCCAGCCTGATGGCCCTGGCCATCGGCCTGGCCACCCCGCTTGCCAGCCCTGCCCTGTTCGCCGCCGAACAGTCCACGGTGCGCGCCTATGACCTGCCCGCCGGCCCCCTGGCCAGCACCCTGAACCAGATCGCCAGCCAGGCCGGCATCGCCCTGGCCCTGGACCCGGCACTGGCCAGCGGCCGTACCTCGGCGCCGGTCCAGGGCCAGTACAACGGCGTCAGCGCCTTGCAGGCGGCCCTGCGCGGCACCGGCCTGCAATTGCAGCAGGGCAGCGCCGGCAGCTACAGCCTGGTGGCCGTCCCCGACGGCAGCCTGGCCCTGCCGGAAACCAGCATCAATGCCAGCAGTGACAGCGAAAGTGCCTGGGGCCCGGTAGACGGTTACCTGGCCAAGCGCACCGCCGTCGGCAGCAAGACCGATACCGCGCTGGTCGAGGCGCCCCGCTCGATCTCGGTCGCCACCCGACAGCAGATGAAAGACCGCGGCGTGCACAGCCTGGATGATGCCGTGCGCTACATGCCGGGTATCGTCTCCGCCAGCTACGGCAGCGACACCCGCTACGACTGGATGCGCGTGCGCGGCTTCGAGCCGACCCAGTTCCTCGACGGCCTGCCGCTGCCCCGCGGCGTGTACGCCAACCCCAAGGCCGAAACCTGGAACCTCGACCGCCTGGCGCTACTGCGCGGCCCGGCGTCCTCGACCTACGGCCAAACCCCGCCCGGTGGCCTGCTGGACATGGTCAGCCGCCGCCCGCAAGCCGAAAGCGCCCACGAAATCGAAGTGCAGTACGGCAGTGACAACCACCGCCAGATCAACTTCGCCAGCACCGGCAAAATCGACGATCAGGGCCAGTTCCTCTATGGCGTCAGCGGCGTGGTACGCGACAGCGGCACGCAAATCGACCACATCGAGAACAAGCGCTACAACATCGCCCCCAGCCTGACCTGGAAGATCGACGAAGACACTTCGCTGACTTTCCTCAGCCAGTTCACCCGCGACGATACCGGCGTCACCAGCCAGTTCTATCCGTTGCAGGGCACCAAGATCGACATGCCGTTCGGCAAGGTTTCGCATCACAAGAACCTCGGCGACCCGGACTACGACTTCTACGACCGCACCTACTACGCGCTGGGCTATGCGTTCGAGCACCGCATCAACGATGTCTGGCAGTTCCGCCAGAACCTGCGCTACACCAAGTCGGACCTGTCGTTCCAGACCGTCACCGTGAACGCCTACAACCCCACCTTCGGCCAGGTGGTGCAACCCGATGGCACCTCTGGCCGCGGCACCACCAACGTCGACGAGGACATCTCCCAGTTCGCCATCGACAACAACCTGCAGGGTGACTTCAGCACCGGCGCCGTCAGCCACACCCTGTTGCTCGGCCTGGACCACCAGCGCATGGACAACGGCTACACGGCGATCTTCGGCCCTGCCTCGTCGATCAACGTCACCAACCCGGTCAATGGCCCAACACCTGTTCGCCCGCCCCGCGGCGATGCGTTCTACGACTACGAACAGAAGACCCGCCAGACCGGCCTGTACATCCAGGACCAGATGGCCTTGGACAACTGGCGCCTGACCCTCGGTGGGCGTCAGGACTGGGTGAAGACCGACACCCACTTCGTCAAGGACAATTCCGACAACAGCCAGCTCAACCGCAAGTTCAGCGGCAACGCGGCGATCAGCTACGTGTTCGACTCGGGCTTCGTGCCCTACCTGTCGTACGCCGAGTCGTTCCAGCCCACCAGCAAGGCCGACGTCACCTCGAGCAACTCGCTCAAGCCCACCGAAGGCCAGCAGTGGGAACTGGGTATCAAGTACCAGCCGCCTGGCTCCAACACCCTGCTGAGCGCTGCGGTGTATGACCTGACCCAGAAAAACGTCTCGGTCACCAGCTTCGTCGGCAGCACGCCGGTCACCAGCCAGACCGGCGAAGTGAAGGTGCGCGGCCTCGAGCTGGAAGCCACCTCCGACGTCACCGATAACCTCAAGGTGATTGCTGCCTACACCCTGGCCAAATCCGAAGTGCAGGACGGCCAGTACAAGGGCAACCGCCTGCAGCTGATGCCCAACCAGCAAGCCTCGCTGTGGGCCGACTACACCTGGCACAGCGGAGTACTCGACGGCTTCGGTATTGGTGCCGGCGCGCGCTACACCGGCAACACCTATGGCGACCAAGGCAACACCTGGCTGGGCAAGGCCAAGGCCTACACCGTGTTCGATGCCTCGGTGCACTACGACCTCGGGCGCCTGGACAACAGCCTGAAAGGCGCCTCGGTGGCCCTCAACGCCAGCAACCTGCTGGACAAGGACTACATTTCCACCTGCGACGGCTTCTACTGCTACTACGGCGACCAGCGCAGCGTCGTCGCCAGCGCCACCTACAAGTGGTAA
- a CDS encoding FecR domain-containing protein, which produces MSNAPVSSQVLEAAIAWKLCLDQGSGTPDERNEFMRWHAAHEEHARAWLQLGLLDQRVSAAAGPARNALLQSRSGMRQRLGGLAGMLVLGSLLAWAGLPSLSASYWLADQRTGTGELRTLRLEDGTLLSLNTHTAVDIDYQGDERVIVLHQGEISVETGHDDPRPLQVRTDDGRLRPLGTRFLVKREAAGTRLEVLQSQVAAKPHNSGDEQVLGEGRQVLMSADGLGPIEPVAVGADAWTRGMLVVDNVRLKDLLATLGQYRNGHLGVTDEVADLRVSGSFPLTDTDLALASLLPALPVKIERHTPWWVTVSAR; this is translated from the coding sequence ATGAGCAACGCCCCGGTTTCCAGCCAGGTGCTGGAAGCGGCGATTGCCTGGAAGCTGTGCCTGGACCAGGGCAGCGGTACCCCGGACGAACGCAACGAATTCATGCGCTGGCACGCCGCCCACGAAGAACACGCCCGCGCCTGGCTGCAGCTGGGCCTGCTTGACCAGCGCGTCAGCGCCGCCGCCGGCCCCGCGCGCAACGCCCTGTTGCAGTCGCGCAGTGGCATGCGCCAGCGCCTCGGCGGGCTGGCCGGCATGCTGGTGCTTGGCAGCCTGCTGGCCTGGGCGGGGTTGCCGAGCCTCTCGGCCAGCTACTGGTTGGCCGACCAGCGCACCGGCACCGGCGAGCTGCGCACCCTGCGCCTGGAAGACGGCACCCTGCTCAGCCTGAACACCCACACCGCGGTGGACATCGACTACCAGGGCGACGAACGGGTGATCGTGCTGCACCAGGGCGAAATTTCGGTCGAGACCGGCCACGACGACCCGCGCCCGCTGCAGGTGCGCACCGACGACGGCCGCCTGCGCCCGCTGGGCACGCGCTTTCTGGTCAAGCGCGAAGCCGCCGGCACGCGCCTTGAAGTGTTGCAGTCGCAGGTGGCGGCCAAGCCGCACAACAGCGGCGACGAACAGGTACTCGGCGAAGGCCGCCAGGTGCTGATGAGCGCCGATGGCCTGGGCCCGATAGAGCCGGTAGCGGTAGGCGCCGACGCCTGGACCCGCGGCATGCTGGTGGTCGACAACGTGCGCCTGAAAGACCTGCTGGCCACCCTGGGCCAGTACCGCAACGGCCACCTGGGCGTAACCGACGAGGTCGCCGACCTGCGGGTCAGCGGCAGCTTCCCGCTGACCGACACCGACCTGGCCCTGGCCTCGCTGCTGCCGGCCCTGCCGGTAAAGATCGAGCGGCACACGCCATGGTGGGTCACCGTCAGCGCCCGCTGA
- a CDS encoding RNA polymerase sigma factor, which produces MTPAHSPHADLVGALYRDHRSWLLAWLQRSTACRQRAEDLSQDTFVRLLGRERLDAPREPRAFLVAVAKGLLFDHFRRAALEQAYLNELALLPEAEHPSPELQHLILEDLKAIDRLLGKLSSKARAAFLHNRLDAMGHAEIAERLGVSVSRVRQYIAQGMRQCYIALYGEPT; this is translated from the coding sequence TTGACCCCCGCACACAGTCCACATGCCGATCTGGTCGGAGCGCTGTACCGCGACCACCGCAGCTGGCTGCTGGCCTGGCTGCAGCGCAGTACCGCCTGCCGCCAACGTGCCGAGGACCTGAGCCAGGACACTTTCGTGCGCCTGCTCGGCCGTGAGCGCCTGGACGCCCCCCGCGAACCCCGCGCGTTCCTGGTCGCCGTGGCCAAGGGCCTGCTGTTCGATCACTTTCGCCGCGCCGCCCTCGAGCAGGCCTACCTGAACGAGCTGGCCCTGCTGCCCGAAGCCGAACACCCCTCGCCCGAGCTGCAACACCTGATCCTCGAAGACCTCAAGGCCATCGACCGCCTGCTCGGCAAGCTGTCGAGCAAGGCCCGCGCCGCCTTCCTGCACAACCGCCTGGACGCCATGGGCCACGCCGAAATCGCCGAGCGCCTGGGGGTGTCGGTATCGCGGGTACGCCAGTACATCGCCCAAGGCATGCGCCAGTGCTACATCGCCCTGTACGGAGAGCCGACATGA